One genomic segment of Brevibacillus laterosporus LMG 15441 includes these proteins:
- a CDS encoding N-acetylmannosamine-6-phosphate 2-epimerase translates to MKEQIKHGLVVSCQALPDEPLHSAFIMGRMARAAEEGGAVGIRANTREDIAEIKKQVKLPIMGIVKRDYDDSEIYITPTMKEIDELVETGCEIIALDATDRIRPAGKTLERFVQEVKEKYPSQLLMADVATLAEAKKAEELGFDFVSTTLVGYTSQSIGQRLYDNDFSLLQEILACVSVPVIAEGNILTPAMAKRCLELGVYAVVVGGAITRPQQITKRFVGQLAKA, encoded by the coding sequence ATAAAAGAACAAATTAAGCATGGCTTGGTAGTATCATGTCAGGCTTTGCCTGATGAACCCTTGCACAGCGCTTTTATCATGGGGAGAATGGCACGGGCAGCTGAGGAAGGCGGTGCTGTTGGTATTCGTGCCAATACGCGGGAAGATATTGCAGAAATTAAAAAGCAGGTCAAGCTACCAATTATGGGAATCGTCAAACGCGATTACGACGATTCAGAAATTTATATCACCCCAACGATGAAAGAAATAGATGAGCTAGTCGAGACAGGCTGCGAAATTATTGCGCTAGATGCGACTGATCGAATTCGACCAGCCGGGAAAACACTAGAACGATTTGTTCAGGAAGTAAAAGAGAAATACCCGTCCCAATTGCTTATGGCGGACGTTGCTACCTTGGCAGAAGCGAAAAAGGCAGAGGAGCTTGGTTTTGATTTTGTCTCTACTACTCTCGTTGGCTACACCTCTCAGAGTATCGGGCAAAGGCTGTACGATAACGATTTTTCCCTTTTGCAAGAAATACTTGCATGTGTTTCTGTGCCAGTCATTGCGGAGGGAAATATCTTGACTCCTGCTATGGCTAAGCGCTGCTTAGAGCTAGGGGTTTATGCTGTAGTTGTAGGAGGGGCCATAACGCGTCCACAGCAGATTACAAAGCGTTTTGTTGGTCAGCTTGCGAAAGCATAA
- the gpmA gene encoding 2,3-diphosphoglycerate-dependent phosphoglycerate mutase, whose amino-acid sequence MMKLVLIRHGQSLWNLENRFTGWTDVDLSTNGLQEAREAGMILKKNGYVFDVGYTSVLKRAIRTLWIVLHEMDLMWIPVHKTWQLNERHYGALQGLNKAETSQKYGADQVQLWRRSTDVRPPALTKDDERFEASHPKYKALKEGEFPLTENLEDTEKRVLAYWDTEIAPTLKKGQKVIISAHGNTIRALIKYLDQISADGIVSLNIPTGIPLVYELDDQLNPINHYYLSMDGKVPEGQVPKHIDMH is encoded by the coding sequence ATGATGAAACTAGTACTTATTCGGCATGGACAAAGTTTATGGAATCTCGAAAATAGGTTTACAGGATGGACAGATGTGGACTTATCCACGAATGGACTCCAAGAAGCAAGAGAAGCAGGAATGATCCTGAAGAAAAATGGATATGTGTTTGACGTAGGCTACACCTCTGTTTTAAAAAGAGCAATTCGTACCTTATGGATTGTTTTACATGAAATGGATCTCATGTGGATTCCTGTCCATAAAACATGGCAGTTAAATGAACGTCATTACGGGGCCTTGCAAGGTTTAAATAAGGCAGAAACGAGTCAAAAATATGGAGCAGATCAGGTTCAATTATGGAGAAGATCAACCGATGTACGCCCGCCTGCTCTGACAAAGGATGATGAGCGCTTTGAAGCCTCTCATCCAAAATATAAAGCACTAAAGGAAGGGGAATTTCCTCTCACTGAAAATCTTGAGGATACCGAAAAACGAGTTTTAGCCTATTGGGATACGGAAATTGCCCCTACATTGAAAAAAGGCCAAAAGGTCATTATCTCCGCTCATGGAAATACGATTCGGGCCTTAATCAAATATTTAGATCAAATTTCGGCGGACGGTATTGTAAGCTTAAACATTCCGACTGGTATTCCGCTGGTATATGAATTGGATGATCAATTAAACCCAATTAATCATTACTATTTAAGTATGGACGGCAAGGTTCCTGAAGGCCAAGTTCCCAAGCATATTGATATGCATTAA
- a CDS encoding DsbA family oxidoreductase, giving the protein MTIKIKAYSDFICPFCFLGKGPLDEIAKEKDVEVEWMPFELRPSPYSKIDPWKEPDKLGSWDSFILPTAKKLGIDMRLPRVSPHPYTHLAFEAYQYAKEQGKGNEYHHRVFTAFFQEEQNIEDIDVLTKLAGEVGLDMDECREALVTRKYKEVHQKLLKHAYEEAQIMAVPTLVIGDEVVQGLANKETLAKIIDKELDKNKTNEFDGLQCSLDGEC; this is encoded by the coding sequence ATGACGATAAAAATTAAAGCTTACTCTGATTTTATATGTCCATTTTGTTTTTTAGGAAAAGGCCCTTTAGATGAGATCGCGAAGGAAAAAGATGTAGAGGTAGAATGGATGCCATTCGAATTGCGTCCAAGTCCTTATTCAAAAATTGATCCATGGAAGGAGCCTGACAAGCTTGGCTCCTGGGATTCCTTTATTCTTCCGACTGCTAAAAAGCTAGGAATTGATATGCGTTTGCCACGTGTTTCACCACATCCATATACACACTTGGCATTTGAAGCCTATCAGTACGCGAAGGAACAGGGGAAAGGCAATGAGTATCACCATAGAGTGTTTACAGCATTTTTCCAAGAAGAACAAAACATTGAAGATATTGATGTGCTGACAAAACTAGCGGGTGAAGTTGGACTTGATATGGATGAGTGCAGGGAAGCCTTGGTAACACGAAAATATAAAGAAGTGCATCAGAAGCTATTAAAGCATGCCTATGAAGAAGCGCAAATTATGGCTGTTCCAACGCTTGTGATTGGTGACGAAGTGGTACAGGGATTAGCTAACAAGGAAACCTTAGCAAAAATTATTGATAAGGAACTAGATAAAAATAAGACAAACGAGTTTGATGGATTGCAATGCTCACTGGACGGAGAATGCTAA
- a CDS encoding tagatose 1,6-diphosphate aldolase, which yields MKMQRGKFEGLQRLSNDKGVIAALAIDQRGSMKKMIQKVKGDSYHIEQVKIFKEAVSRELTPYVSAILLDLETGKYGMKAKDDRAGLLLSYEKTGYDATEPGRLPDVIEDLSALRIKEQGGDAVKILVYYDPCEPAEINEKKHAFLERVGAECRAVDIPLFVEPIVYDQFVEDTKSIEFAKIKPAKVKASIQEFSKPRYGIDVLKVEVPVNFNYVEGFADGEHAYTKEEAARHFKEASDLATLPFIYLSAGVTSELFRKTIEFAIEAESAFCGVLCGRATWFDGVAAYGEGDEEGLRQWLQTKGKYNIDHLNELLDKASPWWSIYGKVEDIQIID from the coding sequence ATGAAGATGCAACGCGGAAAATTTGAAGGATTACAGAGGTTATCGAACGATAAAGGAGTAATCGCTGCTTTAGCCATTGACCAGAGGGGCTCTATGAAGAAAATGATTCAAAAAGTCAAAGGAGACTCATATCATATAGAACAGGTCAAGATTTTTAAAGAGGCTGTTTCCCGTGAATTAACTCCTTACGTTAGTGCGATCCTATTAGACCTAGAAACAGGAAAATACGGTATGAAAGCAAAGGATGATCGAGCAGGATTGTTACTTTCTTATGAGAAAACAGGATATGATGCTACGGAACCCGGACGTTTACCAGATGTGATAGAAGATTTGTCTGCTCTTCGAATTAAAGAACAGGGAGGAGATGCCGTTAAGATTTTAGTCTACTATGATCCTTGCGAACCTGCCGAGATTAATGAAAAGAAGCATGCATTCCTGGAAAGAGTAGGAGCGGAATGCAGAGCGGTAGATATACCGCTTTTTGTGGAGCCCATTGTTTATGATCAGTTTGTGGAAGACACAAAAAGCATCGAGTTTGCAAAAATAAAGCCGGCTAAAGTTAAGGCATCCATCCAAGAATTCTCGAAACCACGTTACGGGATAGATGTATTAAAGGTAGAGGTTCCTGTTAACTTCAACTATGTTGAGGGATTTGCAGATGGAGAGCATGCTTATACGAAAGAAGAAGCTGCCAGACATTTTAAAGAGGCATCAGACCTAGCTACCCTACCCTTTATCTATTTAAGTGCAGGCGTTACATCGGAATTATTCCGGAAAACCATTGAGTTCGCAATCGAAGCTGAGTCTGCCTTTTGCGGTGTACTTTGTGGACGGGCTACTTGGTTTGACGGTGTAGCTGCTTATGGAGAAGGAGACGAAGAGGGGTTGCGTCAGTGGCTACAAACCAAAGGGAAGTATAATATTGATCATTTAAACGAATTATTAGATAAAGCTTCTCCATGGTGGTCCATTTATGGAAAAGTAGAAGACATCCAAATTATAGATTAG
- a CDS encoding acyl-CoA synthetase, protein MSEIQRTRRNTLGDIIRRSSLRFPKKIALRFKREEVTYQQLDSLINQTAQYICSKGLQTGDRAAVLSRNSLDFVIVTFALAKAGVIMVPINYMLNVEDVAYIMGHAEIQACFVAPEFLAVADKANEIANCELRLRAIISSPADPILEWMPLRTMIADLPTVEPDVNLDDDDVAQIMYTSGTESKPKGVMLTHKNLIAQYMSVILDGDLTEQDILVHALPLFHSAQLHCFLGPHLYVGASGTILEHAAPALMLETVERYGATQLFCPPTVWIALLRSEDFAARNLSSLQKCYYGAAIMPVEIIKELCMRLPQSKLYNFYGQTEVAPLATVLKPHDQLRKTGSAGKPALHVETKIVDESGNEVPIGHIGEIVHRSSHIMLGYFKDEEKTRSAFQGGWFHSGDLGSMDEEGYITVVDRKKDMIKTGGENVASREIEEWMYQHPKVSEVAVIGIPHPYWIEAVTAIVVANAGEEIETEELLQFCKKGLSSFKVPKFVVVTDQLPRNPSGKIVKRELRRQYQMLSEMDKLH, encoded by the coding sequence ATGAGCGAAATTCAACGAACTCGCCGCAATACATTAGGGGATATTATCAGAAGAAGCAGTCTCCGTTTTCCGAAAAAAATAGCTTTGCGTTTTAAAAGGGAGGAGGTTACCTACCAACAACTCGATTCATTAATAAACCAAACAGCTCAATACATCTGCTCTAAGGGACTGCAAACGGGTGATCGTGCTGCAGTACTATCCCGTAACTCACTTGACTTTGTAATTGTTACGTTCGCTTTAGCCAAAGCGGGAGTTATTATGGTCCCGATCAACTATATGCTGAATGTAGAGGATGTTGCATATATCATGGGACATGCAGAGATTCAGGCTTGTTTTGTTGCGCCAGAATTCCTAGCTGTAGCAGATAAAGCGAATGAGATTGCGAACTGCGAGTTGCGATTACGAGCCATCATATCAAGCCCTGCCGATCCTATTTTGGAATGGATGCCATTACGTACGATGATTGCTGACTTACCAACAGTGGAGCCCGATGTGAACTTGGATGATGATGACGTCGCTCAGATTATGTATACAAGTGGTACGGAGTCCAAGCCAAAAGGCGTTATGCTTACTCATAAAAACTTGATAGCGCAATACATGAGTGTAATCTTAGATGGTGATTTGACGGAGCAGGATATTTTGGTTCATGCTTTACCGTTATTCCACTCCGCCCAGCTTCATTGTTTCTTAGGTCCTCATTTATATGTTGGCGCAAGCGGTACTATTTTAGAGCATGCTGCACCTGCACTGATGCTTGAGACGGTAGAACGATACGGGGCAACACAGCTTTTTTGTCCGCCTACTGTGTGGATCGCATTGTTGCGTTCCGAGGATTTTGCAGCACGTAATTTATCTTCGTTACAAAAATGCTACTACGGAGCTGCCATCATGCCTGTAGAGATTATCAAAGAGCTTTGTATGCGCTTACCTCAAAGCAAGCTGTATAATTTTTATGGACAAACAGAAGTAGCTCCACTAGCCACCGTATTAAAACCACATGATCAGCTTCGCAAAACAGGCTCGGCTGGGAAGCCTGCATTACATGTAGAAACAAAAATTGTTGATGAGTCAGGAAACGAAGTGCCAATTGGCCATATCGGCGAGATTGTACATCGGAGCAGTCATATCATGCTTGGCTATTTTAAGGATGAGGAGAAAACGAGAAGTGCTTTTCAAGGTGGCTGGTTTCATAGTGGTGACCTCGGTAGCATGGATGAAGAGGGCTATATAACAGTGGTTGATCGCAAAAAGGATATGATTAAAACGGGAGGTGAAAACGTAGCTAGTCGTGAAATTGAAGAATGGATGTATCAGCATCCAAAGGTTTCGGAGGTGGCAGTGATCGGTATTCCGCATCCGTATTGGATCGAAGCAGTTACAGCGATTGTAGTAGCGAATGCAGGAGAAGAAATAGAAACAGAAGAATTATTGCAATTTTGTAAAAAAGGTCTCTCCTCCTTTAAAGTGCCTAAGTTTGTTGTGGTCACAGATCAGCTACCGCGTAATCCTAGCGGGAAAATTGTAAAAAGAGAGCTGCGCAGACAATATCAGATGTTGAGTGAAATGGATAAATTACATTGA
- a CDS encoding nuclear transport factor 2 family protein: MGQLTNLEIIRRTYEGPSSSNAQHLLAALSDFVEWTEAPGFPYGGTYIGVEAVMQNVFSRLATEWDDFKASVHTYHEVNEKDIIIVEGVYSGTYKATGKAFQAEFVHIYHLHEGKIIKFKQYVDSHVVQQAMTF; the protein is encoded by the coding sequence ATGGGTCAACTAACTAACTTAGAAATCATTCGCAGAACATACGAGGGTCCATCTTCTTCTAACGCTCAGCATTTGCTTGCAGCCCTTTCGGATTTCGTAGAATGGACGGAGGCACCAGGCTTTCCATATGGTGGAACATACATTGGTGTAGAGGCTGTCATGCAGAATGTATTTAGCCGTTTGGCAACGGAATGGGACGATTTCAAGGCAAGCGTACACACCTATCATGAAGTAAACGAGAAGGATATCATTATCGTTGAAGGGGTTTATTCTGGAACCTATAAAGCAACAGGCAAAGCGTTTCAAGCAGAGTTTGTACACATTTATCACCTTCATGAGGGAAAAATTATCAAATTTAAACAATATGTTGATAGTCATGTTGTGCAACAGGCTATGACCTTTTAA
- a CDS encoding MurR/RpiR family transcriptional regulator, which translates to MSTAGVFERIQINFHLLSSKEKEIAEYIRKHKDLMLNINIKELAQKVETSTSTITRFCKKIGCNNFVEFKIMLSREVAPTETSENTFAQVGNTYLQIIQSTIEMIDPAIIKQIVQLIINSRVIHIYGIGSSGLTSLEMKNRLVRFGLLVDAIIDPHMMLMDASLLTSNDLVICLSNTGLTREVIDAAREAKSHEATVVSITNYNHTPLTDTSDIVLFTSNLRRSDELQLVQSQLAFYFIIDVISMLLAEDAELLAKRQETLRVLYQHKQG; encoded by the coding sequence TTGTCTACAGCAGGAGTCTTCGAACGTATTCAAATTAATTTTCACCTGTTATCTTCTAAGGAAAAAGAAATTGCAGAGTACATCCGGAAGCATAAGGATCTGATGTTAAATATTAATATTAAAGAATTAGCACAGAAAGTAGAAACATCCACTTCGACCATCACACGGTTTTGTAAGAAGATTGGCTGTAATAATTTTGTCGAATTTAAAATCATGTTAAGTCGTGAGGTTGCTCCTACAGAAACAAGTGAAAATACATTTGCTCAAGTAGGAAATACCTATTTGCAGATCATCCAGTCTACGATTGAAATGATTGATCCAGCGATTATCAAACAGATTGTTCAATTGATTATAAACTCACGGGTTATTCACATCTATGGAATCGGCAGCTCAGGCTTGACCTCTCTGGAGATGAAAAACAGATTGGTACGGTTTGGCTTGCTGGTCGATGCGATTATTGATCCTCATATGATGCTGATGGATGCTTCGCTTTTAACCAGCAATGATTTGGTCATTTGCCTGTCAAATACGGGGCTGACACGTGAAGTCATTGATGCTGCTAGGGAAGCTAAGTCGCATGAAGCCACTGTCGTTAGCATCACAAACTATAATCACACGCCCCTCACCGATACCTCTGATATCGTCCTGTTCACATCCAACCTTCGACGAAGTGATGAATTACAATTGGTGCAAAGCCAGCTTGCATTCTATTTCATCATTGATGTCATTTCGATGCTGTTAGCCGAGGATGCTGAATTATTGGCAAAACGCCAAGAAACATTGCGCGTTCTTTACCAGCATAAACAAGGATAA
- a CDS encoding hemerythrin domain-containing protein, with translation MHKDLSPAFEQLKNEHGPLRQLMEELYEQAVTMGKTGDEKSYAQSLHSLEEKVDSFLLMLETHAEREESFFFPMIFELTGGENGPIAVMEEEHREAKQHFVHFKEKMSTVGVTIDKNSAIMTADPVAKAYVVLSDHFMKEEMVLFPMANQLLVEEQKDELQRQLMKADRKK, from the coding sequence ATGCATAAAGATTTATCACCTGCATTTGAACAATTAAAGAACGAGCATGGTCCGCTCCGGCAGTTAATGGAAGAGTTGTATGAACAAGCCGTTACAATGGGGAAAACGGGAGATGAGAAGAGCTATGCTCAAAGTCTGCATTCATTAGAAGAAAAGGTAGACAGTTTTTTGCTTATGCTAGAAACGCACGCCGAACGTGAAGAATCCTTCTTTTTCCCCATGATATTTGAGCTGACGGGTGGAGAGAACGGACCTATTGCAGTCATGGAAGAGGAACACCGAGAAGCGAAACAACATTTCGTACATTTCAAAGAAAAAATGAGCACAGTAGGTGTAACGATTGACAAGAACTCAGCTATTATGACAGCCGATCCTGTAGCGAAAGCCTACGTAGTTTTATCCGATCACTTTATGAAAGAAGAGATGGTTCTTTTTCCAATGGCAAACCAACTGCTAGTAGAGGAACAGAAGGACGAGTTGCAGAGACAGTTAATGAAAGCAGACAGAAAAAAATAG
- a CDS encoding PTS transporter subunit EIIC, with translation MSGFFEHAQRFGKSFMLPIAVLPAAGLLLGIGGALSNPNTLVAYPFLDVPWLQAIFTIMSSAGSIVFANLAIIFAVGIAVGLARSDKGTAGLAAVLGYLVMNATINAMLIITSKLATENLAAVGQGMTLGIQTLETGVFGGAVVGVLTALLHNRYNKVELPQFLGFFGGSRFIPIITSFASILLGVAMFLVWPPIQSGIFKLGGLVESTGYIGTFFYGFILRLLGPFGLHHIFYMPFWTTGLGGSLVVNGTLVEGTQKIFFAQLADPNTTQFYIGTARFMSGRFITMMFGLLGAVLAMYQCVKPENRKKVAGLLLSAGLTCFLTGITEPIEFSFLFIAPVLYAVHAFFDGLAFMMAHIFQITIGQTFSGGFIDFVLFGVLQGTAKTNWLYVPIIGVFWFFLYYFTFRFAIKKFNIKTPGRETDQGLHEAETDGAQTSRAVTIIEALGGSENIKDVDCCATRLRMTVFDGEKVSEEELKKTGAKGVILKGNGVQVIYGPHVTIIKNEIEETLGV, from the coding sequence ATGAGCGGATTCTTTGAACATGCACAACGCTTTGGGAAATCATTCATGCTACCTATCGCTGTTCTTCCTGCAGCAGGTTTATTACTTGGTATTGGAGGAGCCCTGTCAAATCCCAATACATTGGTAGCGTATCCATTTTTAGATGTACCTTGGTTACAAGCCATTTTCACCATTATGAGTTCAGCCGGTTCTATTGTGTTTGCTAACCTAGCTATCATCTTCGCTGTTGGGATTGCAGTAGGTTTGGCTCGTTCTGATAAAGGAACCGCTGGATTAGCAGCAGTATTAGGATATTTAGTTATGAACGCCACTATTAACGCGATGCTCATTATTACGAGCAAGCTAGCAACTGAGAATTTGGCAGCCGTTGGTCAGGGAATGACGCTTGGCATTCAAACATTAGAAACTGGGGTTTTCGGAGGTGCTGTTGTTGGTGTTTTAACAGCCCTTCTGCATAATCGGTATAACAAGGTTGAACTGCCTCAATTTTTAGGATTCTTTGGTGGTTCACGTTTTATACCTATCATCACTTCATTTGCCTCTATTTTGCTGGGAGTAGCGATGTTTCTTGTATGGCCACCTATTCAATCAGGAATTTTCAAGCTAGGTGGCCTCGTTGAATCAACAGGATACATTGGAACATTCTTCTATGGATTTATTCTTCGTCTACTAGGTCCTTTTGGCTTGCATCATATTTTCTACATGCCATTCTGGACGACAGGTCTTGGCGGTTCATTGGTTGTCAATGGAACATTGGTGGAAGGAACTCAGAAAATTTTCTTTGCCCAATTGGCTGATCCAAACACAACGCAGTTTTATATCGGAACGGCTCGTTTTATGTCAGGACGCTTTATTACCATGATGTTTGGACTATTAGGAGCGGTACTGGCCATGTATCAATGTGTGAAGCCAGAAAATCGCAAAAAAGTTGCCGGTCTACTGCTTTCGGCGGGTCTAACCTGCTTTTTGACAGGAATTACGGAGCCGATCGAATTTTCATTCTTGTTCATCGCACCTGTTTTGTATGCTGTGCATGCATTCTTTGATGGTCTAGCGTTTATGATGGCTCATATTTTCCAGATTACGATTGGTCAAACCTTCTCTGGTGGCTTTATTGACTTTGTTCTGTTTGGAGTTCTGCAAGGTACTGCCAAAACAAACTGGTTATATGTTCCAATAATCGGTGTTTTCTGGTTCTTCTTGTACTACTTCACTTTCCGCTTTGCGATTAAGAAATTTAATATTAAAACCCCAGGACGTGAAACGGATCAGGGTTTACATGAGGCTGAAACGGATGGAGCACAAACAAGCCGTGCCGTTACTATTATTGAAGCCTTAGGTGGAAGCGAAAATATTAAAGATGTGGATTGCTGCGCGACTCGCTTACGTATGACCGTTTTTGACGGAGAAAAAGTGTCTGAAGAAGAGCTGAAGAAGACAGGAGCAAAAGGTGTCATTTTGAAGGGAAACGGCGTTCAAGTTATTTATGGACCACATGTGACTATCATTAAAAATGAAATTGAAGAAACATTGGGAGTGTAG